A section of the Flavobacterium sp. CG_23.5 genome encodes:
- a CDS encoding 4Fe-4S dicluster domain-containing protein, which produces MAIIITDECINCGACEPECPNTAIYEGADDWRYKDGTKLKGKVILPDGTEVDSDEAQTPISDEVYYIVPGKCTECKGFHDEPQCAAVCPVDCCIPDDNHVETEETLLNRQAFLHNE; this is translated from the coding sequence ATGGCAATTATAATAACTGATGAATGTATAAATTGTGGCGCCTGCGAGCCAGAGTGCCCAAATACAGCAATATACGAAGGCGCAGACGATTGGAGATATAAAGACGGAACAAAACTTAAAGGTAAGGTAATTTTACCTGATGGAACGGAAGTTGACTCTGATGAGGCTCAAACGCCAATTTCTGATGAAGTGTATTACATTGTACCTGGAAAATGTACAGAATGTAAAGGTTTCCATGATGAACCGCAATGCGCCGCAGTTTGTCCTGTTGACTGCTGTATTCCTGATGATAACCATGTGGAAACGGAAGAAACATTGTTAAATAGACAAGCATTCTTGCACAACGAATAA
- a CDS encoding acyl-CoA reductase codes for MTLETKKSVFVELGKFLSQFSEDNTIKKPTVLYNNIFFDDFIALIKLSQSHNGWYTPEQVYFSIQSWAEALTEANLNQWLSEYDLGENVSKNIALILAGNIPLVGFHDFLSVLITGNTVLVKTSSNDQHLLPFLAKYIIAIEPEFAAKINFVEGKLENFDAVIATGSNNTARYFEYYFKDKPSIIRKSRNSIAVLNGNETREQLSALGEDIFRYFGLGCRNVSKLFVPKDYSFVAFFEAIFEYQDVIHYEKYANNYDYNKAVFLMSNFKLLDNGFLTLKEDKSHASPISSVFYEYYEDINDLQIRLQSESEQIQCIVSDSIIENSIDFGQTQKPALWNYADNIDTISFLLTTSSKNV; via the coding sequence ATGACATTAGAAACAAAAAAAAGTGTTTTTGTTGAATTAGGAAAATTCTTAAGTCAATTTTCTGAAGACAATACGATTAAAAAACCTACTGTTTTATACAACAATATTTTTTTTGATGATTTCATCGCTTTAATAAAATTATCGCAATCCCATAATGGATGGTACACCCCAGAACAAGTTTATTTTTCTATACAATCTTGGGCAGAAGCTCTTACGGAAGCAAATTTAAATCAATGGCTTTCTGAGTATGATTTAGGGGAAAACGTATCGAAAAATATTGCTTTAATTCTTGCTGGAAATATACCGTTAGTAGGTTTTCATGATTTTTTATCGGTGTTGATTACTGGTAATACTGTATTGGTGAAAACTTCGTCGAATGACCAACATTTACTGCCTTTTTTGGCCAAATACATTATAGCAATAGAGCCCGAATTTGCCGCTAAAATAAATTTTGTAGAGGGAAAACTTGAAAATTTTGATGCGGTTATAGCAACTGGAAGTAATAATACAGCTCGTTATTTTGAATATTATTTTAAAGATAAGCCTTCCATAATTAGAAAAAGCAGAAACTCTATTGCGGTGTTAAATGGCAATGAAACTAGAGAACAACTTAGTGCGCTGGGTGAAGATATTTTTAGATATTTTGGTTTAGGATGCCGTAATGTCTCCAAGCTTTTTGTCCCAAAAGACTACTCTTTCGTTGCTTTTTTTGAAGCTATTTTCGAATACCAAGATGTGATTCATTATGAAAAATACGCTAATAACTATGACTACAATAAAGCTGTTTTCCTGATGAGTAATTTTAAATTGTTAGACAATGGTTTTTTAACTTTAAAAGAAGATAAAAGTCACGCCTCTCCTATTTCTAGCGTCTTTTATGAATACTATGAAGACATCAATGATTTACAAATTCGATTACAATCGGAAAGCGAGCAAATTCAATGCATTGTAAGTGATTCTATTATAGAAAACAGCATTGATTTTGGACAAACCCAAAAACCTGCATTATGGAATTATGCAGATAACATCGATACTATTTCATTTTTGTTAACAACATCATCAAAAAATGTTTAA
- the serC gene encoding 3-phosphoserine/phosphohydroxythreonine transaminase, with product MKKHNYSAGPCILPQEVFEKSAQAILNFNNSGLSILEISHRSKDFVAVMEEARTLALELLGLEGKGYQALFLAGGASLEFIMAPYNLMKEGGKAAYLDTGTWSSAAIKEAKLFGDTVVVASSKEENYNHIPKGYEIPSDADYFHCTSNNTIFGTQMKEFPSTDIPVVCDMSSDIFSRVLDFSKFDLIYAGAQKNMGPAGTTLIVVKEEILGKNGRIIPSMLDYTKHIKAESMYNTPPVFPVYASLLTLQWLKNLGGVAAIEKINNAKAALLYAEIDRNPLFKGAAAVEDRSNMNATFLLNDEAHAATFDAMWKEAGISGLPGHRSVGGYRASMYNALPLESVQVLVDVMKELETKI from the coding sequence ATGAAAAAACACAATTACAGCGCAGGACCTTGTATTTTACCTCAAGAAGTTTTTGAGAAATCAGCACAAGCAATTTTAAACTTTAATAATTCCGGCTTATCCATTTTAGAAATTTCGCACAGAAGTAAAGACTTTGTTGCTGTTATGGAAGAAGCCAGAACACTTGCTCTAGAACTTTTAGGCCTTGAAGGCAAAGGATATCAAGCCTTGTTCCTTGCTGGCGGAGCTAGTTTAGAATTTATCATGGCCCCTTATAACTTGATGAAAGAAGGCGGAAAAGCCGCTTATCTTGATACGGGAACTTGGTCATCAGCAGCTATAAAAGAAGCAAAACTTTTTGGTGATACTGTTGTTGTCGCTTCATCAAAAGAAGAAAACTACAATCATATTCCAAAAGGATATGAAATTCCGAGTGATGCAGATTATTTCCATTGCACCAGTAACAACACTATTTTTGGTACGCAAATGAAGGAATTTCCATCAACTGATATTCCTGTTGTTTGCGATATGAGTTCTGATATATTTTCAAGAGTATTAGATTTTTCGAAATTTGATTTGATTTATGCAGGAGCTCAAAAAAATATGGGCCCCGCAGGAACGACTTTGATTGTTGTGAAAGAGGAAATTTTAGGTAAAAATGGTAGAATAATCCCAAGCATGTTGGATTATACCAAACATATCAAAGCAGAAAGTATGTACAATACGCCACCTGTTTTTCCTGTTTATGCGTCTTTATTGACGCTGCAATGGTTGAAAAATCTTGGCGGTGTTGCTGCAATCGAAAAAATAAACAATGCAAAAGCAGCTTTGCTTTATGCAGAAATAGATAGAAATCCATTATTTAAAGGTGCAGCAGCTGTAGAAGATCGTTCCAATATGAATGCTACTTTCTTGTTGAATGATGAAGCTCATGCAGCAACATTTGATGCAATGTGGAAAGAAGCTGGAATTTCCGGATTACCGGGACACCGTTCGGTAGGTGGTTACAGAGCATCTATGTACAATGCACTTCCTTTGGAAAGTGTTCAGGTATTAGTAGATGTAATGAAAGAATTGGAAACAAAGATTTAA
- a CDS encoding class I SAM-dependent DNA methyltransferase: MTNLYDGKMAAIFDAMYQTFIDYDEEYHFYNSLIQENNCKTILEIGSGTGNLAKRFQENQQDYTGLDYSNSMIAIAKERNKNCIFIHGDMREFELERPMDSILITGRSTSYMITNDDVNSTFESIYKNLTSNGIVVFDFIDANRYIPFTKENPVIIHQAEYEGTTYLRDSIWKTTSAENFMLEWTAQYYTIKDGDKEIIADDFSTVRVFTLNEMQLFLYLNGFEIIKTIDRKTYAYDTYVIAARKKTN, encoded by the coding sequence ATGACAAATCTTTATGACGGAAAAATGGCGGCAATTTTTGATGCTATGTACCAAACATTCATTGATTATGATGAAGAATATCATTTTTATAATAGTTTAATCCAAGAAAACAATTGCAAAACCATTCTGGAAATAGGTAGTGGAACCGGCAATCTCGCTAAAAGATTCCAAGAAAATCAGCAAGATTACACGGGATTAGACTACAGTAACAGTATGATTGCTATCGCCAAAGAAAGGAATAAAAACTGCATTTTTATTCATGGAGACATGCGAGAATTTGAGCTTGAAAGACCTATGGATTCCATACTAATTACAGGTCGTTCTACTAGTTATATGATTACGAATGATGATGTAAATAGTACTTTTGAATCCATTTATAAGAATTTAACAAGTAACGGAATTGTTGTTTTTGATTTTATTGACGCCAATCGGTATATTCCTTTTACCAAAGAAAACCCAGTCATTATTCATCAAGCGGAATATGAAGGAACAACTTATTTAAGAGATAGCATTTGGAAAACAACTTCAGCAGAAAACTTTATGTTGGAATGGACAGCGCAATATTACACGATTAAAGATGGCGATAAAGAAATAATAGCAGATGATTTTTCAACAGTTCGTGTATTTACGTTAAATGAAATGCAGTTATTTCTTTATTTAAATGGTTTCGAAATAATCAAAACTATTGATAGAAAAACATATGCTTATGATACCTATGTTATCGCGGCAAGGAAAAAAACTAATTAA